The Tessaracoccus timonensis sequence TTTTCGACGATCTCGATTCTGCTACTGATTCATACTTCCTCGGCGCGACCCTCTTAGTCGCAGGCATCATTGTCGCGGTCGTGGGCATCCTCCTGGCAATCCCGTCTGGAGGTTGGGGACTGGTGGTGTCGATCATCGGCGGACTGATCACGCTGGCTGGATGGTTCACGCTTCCCGACATGTCTGGTGAATTGACGGCTGCTCAAGAGAAATTCTCCAGCCTCGCGAGCGACCTCAGAGCAGTGTCGTGGGGCGAACCAACTACAGACGCGGCCTGGAGTTGGTAGCTTGACCAACCGCACGCTTCTCGAAGCTACGGCGCTCGTTGGCGCAGCAACGCTCGTACTCAGCACAGGGCTCGCCATTACCCTCAGCCCTTGGTTCCTCGGGCTGACCGTCGGGGCGCTGCTCGCACTCGCCGGCCTCGCTGCCATCCTCAGGTCAGCAGCGAGGCTGCGAGTGCGAGCCAATTTGGATGCCGAGGCGCCTGGCCCACCACCTAGTGTGATTGCTTCCCTCGCCGGATTGCTCGCACTAGCCGTACCAGTAATCGTCCACGTTAAAGTCGGAATCCTCTCGTCTCCGGCGAGCGTGGCAGTGCTTATCGCCTCAGCGCTAGTGGTGCTCGGAGCAGCAGTATTGGCCTTCCGCTGGTGCCGCTGACACGCTATTTCGACACTGCGGCAGTGTTCGTGATCCGCTCCTTCTATGATGTGCGCATCAACCATGCGTGTACAGGACCCACAGCCCGAGAACGCCGTCGATCCCATGCCCTCCACCATGTGACACTTTTTCAACTGGCGCACTCGCTGAGCCACGACTCGCCGGGGTAGCGCACCAGTTTCTTGGTGACACACCCATAGAATCGACACGGTACGGGCCCACACGGCCTCCTTCCCCGACCGTGATGGAGTGTGAATGAGCAGCACTTATGACCCGTTGGTCGGTCAGGTGCTGGACGGTCGCTACGAGATCGTCGCGAAAGTGGCACGTGGCGGTATGGCCACGGTGTATCGAGCGCGCGACTTGCGGCTATCGCGCATCGTCGCGCTCAAAGTGATGCGCGCCGATCTCGGCGAGGACGACGAATTCATCGCAAAATTCGACCGTGAGGCACGCTCCGCGGCCGTCCTCACCCACCAGAACGTGGTGAGCATTTTCGATCAAGGCACCGCGCAGGGTCAGCCCTACATCGTGATGGAGTTCGTCGACGGTGAGACCCTGCGCCGCGTGGTGAGCCGCGAGGCGCCGTTGCGCCCTGAACGGGCGCTCGCCTACATGGAGGACATCGCTTCCGCGCTCGCCGCCGCACACGAGGCGGGTGTGGTGCACCGCGACATCAAACCCGAGAACGTGCTCATCTCGCACCGCGGGCAACTCAAAGTGGTGGATTTCGGCCTTGCCCGACGCATCGGCTCGCCGCAGATGACCGCGACGGGAGTACTCGTCGGCACGGCAAGCTACCTTCCTCCGGAACTGGTGACGCACTCGCGCCCCGATGCCCGCAGCGACGTGTACTCCGCCGGCATCCTGCTCTTCGAGCTCCTCACCGGTACGAAACCGCACACCGGCGAAAATAACTATCAAATCGCGTACCGGCACGTGAACGTCGACGTGCCCCGCCCCAGCGAGCGACTGCGAGAGCGCGGGCGGCGAAGCTCATGGCCACTGCCGGATTACTTGGACGCGCTCGTCATGGCCGCCACGGCCCGCGACCCCGAGCGGCGCCTCGAAGACGGGCGAGAACTGCTGCGCGTGGTGCGCCGCTGCCTTCACGAACTCGAGTCCAGCGGCTACGCCGACAACCCGGCGCTGGCGACGAGCCTCATGCCTGAGCCGTCGGATGGCGACATCACGCAGCCCATCACCCCGAAGCTGGAGCGCCCACGCCCGTCGGCAAGCTCCCAGATTCCCTCCGCGTACACCTCGACCCACGACGACGTCGCCCCCACCAGCGGTTCGTCGCCCGAGCCTCAATGGCAGCCGGAGCCACACACGAGCTCCGCAGCGCTCGCTAGTGGCAGCCGCTCCCCCGCAGCCGCCCCGACGCGACGCAGCCAACACCGCGCCCCTCAAAGTCAGCGCACGCCGGTGTTCCAGGTGTCTCGCTCCGCTGTGCATCGGCGGCGACGAGGCATCGTCGCGCTCATCGCCCTCATCGTGCTCACCGTGGGTGCGGGTACCGGCTCGTGGTGGTTCGCGTCGGGACGGTACACGGCGGTGCCCGCGCTGGAGGGTCAGACGGAGGCCGCTGCGCAGGATGCCGCCGAGGCTGCAGAGCTGCGGATCGACACGTCGTCGGCCTACTCGGAGGACGTGCCTGCAGGACAGGTGGTGAGCACCGACCCCCGGGCAGGCGACAAGGTGCTGCGCAAGTCGACGGTGCTCGTCGTCATCTCGCTCGGTCCGGAACGGTACTCGATGCCGAAGGTGGTGGGGCTCACCCTCGACGAGGCCCGCACGGCGCTGCAGTCGGAAAAGCTGCAGGTGGGGAACGTTGAAGAGGTGTGGAACGAGGAAGCGCCGGCGGGGCAAGTGCTCAAAGCCTCGCAGGAGCCTGACGCGCAGCTGAAGCGCGGCACCGGCGTCGATCTGGTCGTGTCCAAGGGGCCCGAACCCATCGAGATTCAGGACTACACAGGGCAGTCCGCTACCAGGGCGAAGAAGGAGCTTGAGGAAGCCGGGTTCACCGTCAAGGTAGCGGAGGAACACGACAAGACCGTGGAGAAGGGCAAGGTGATCTCCCAATCGCCGAAGTCCGGCCACGGTAAACGCGGTGACGAGGTGGAACTCGTGAGTTCGCTGGGCCCGGTCATGGTGACGGTGCCTGACGTACGCTACAAGTCGACGAAGGACGCCGAGAAGGCGCTGAGCGATGCGGGGCTTACCTACGAGATCGAGCGCGCGAACGAGTTCCCGCTACCGCTCAATATTGCGGCAGGCACCAACCCCGCAGCGGGCACGAAGGTGCCTGAGGGCAGCAAGGTGATTCTGCAGATCACCTGACCGATGTAACCCACGACGACCGCCTCACCCATTACCCTGTGGGTACGGAGAAGGAAGGTCGAACGGTCATGGATAATCCCATCGCGGTGCTCATCATCGTCGTT is a genomic window containing:
- a CDS encoding PASTA domain-containing protein, with the protein product MVTVPDVRYKSTKDAEKALSDAGLTYEIERANEFPLPLNIAAGTNPAAGTKVPEGSKVILQIT